GTGCGGCCCCACGGTCGAAGCGAAGACGTCGCCAGCGAGAGGAGAGAGCCCGGATGGAACGCCTAGTCATGAATATCCCAGCCCTGTATGGCGATCACCACACGACTGCCGTCCGCAAGCTGTTGGAGCCGATGGATGGCGTGGCCGAGATCCTCGCCAGTTCCGCCGCGCATCAGCTTGTGGTCAAGTACTACCCAACGGTCGTCACGCAGGCAGAGATCGTGAAGGCCCTGGAGAATCAGGGATACGTCGCTGGCGCTCCGGAGCCGGCTTTCGCCCTCCCCTTGGGCGAGCGCTCCGGGCGCCACACCGCCATCCTGTCCGGCACTGGCGAGTCGATGGCCTTTGCTGAGCAGTCTCCCACGCTGCAGGGGCGAGCCCTGTGGCCGTGTCCCGGTTTCGAAATTCAGCACATTCCCAAAGAGTGAGTAGGCCAAAGGAGGACCGACCGCCATGCCCCCAGTGAAAAGCAAGAAAGCGCGCACACCCCAGGAACGATCGCTCGACCCCGCCGCTCAGCAGATGCTGATCCGAGCCGATGCGCTTGGCCTGGACACGGCGTTCTCCCGCGCCGAGCAGATGGCACCCTGCCCGATCGGGTCGACCGGATCGTGCTGCAAGCTCTGCTTCATGGGCCCGTGCCGGCTGGTCAAGGATGGACAGACCGGTGTGTGCGGCGCCACCATCGATACTATCGCTGCCCGCAACTTCGCCCGGGCCGTCGCTGCTGGCGCTGCCGCCCACTCCGATCACGGCCGCGACCTGGCCCTGACCCTGCGGGCCGTCGCCAAGGGAGAGGCCAAAGGCTACAAGATCCGAGACCCGTACCGGTTGGAGCGGGTTGCCCGCAAGCTGAAAATCCCGACCGAAGCCCGGCCGGTCAGCGACATCGCCCTCGATGTCGCCGAGACCTGTCTAGCGCAGTTTGGACAGCAGACCGGCGAAGTGGCGCACGTCGACTCCGCCCCGCCCAAGCGCAAGCAGCTGTGGCGCGAGCTCAAGCTCGCCCCGCGCGGGATCGACCGCGAGATCGTCGACGTGCTGCACCGGACACATATGGGCGACGACCAGGACCCGGAGCACATCCTACATCAGACGCTGCGAACGTCGCTGGGCGATGGTTGGGGCGGGTCGATGATCGCCACCGATCTCTCCGATATCCTCTTTGGCACCCCCAGCCCGCTCGTCTCGCAGGTCAACCTCGGGGTACTGCGGCACGACGAGGTCAACATCGTCGTCCACGGCCATGAGCCAACCCTGTCGGAGATGATCCTGGCGGCCACGACCGACCCCGAGCTGATCGAGTACGCCGGGACCAAGGGCGCCAAGGGGATCAACCTGTGCGGTATCTGCTGCACCAGCAACGAGACCCTGATGCGCCAGGGCGTTCCGTCGGCCGGCAATTTCCTGCATCAGGAGCTGGCCATCATCACCGGGGCCGTCGAGGCCATGGTGGTCGACGTGCAGTGCATCATGCAGGCGCTGCCCGACCTGGCCAAGAAGTTCCACACAGAAGTCATCACGACCTCGCCCAAGGTGAAGATCACCAACGCCACGCACATCGAGTTCGACGAGCAAAACGCCTACGAGATCGCCAGGACCATCGTGCGCCGGGCGATCGACAACTACCCCAACCGGGGCGAGGTCGACATCCCGGACGTGTCCTCGGACGTTGTGCCGGGTTTCTCGCACGAATACATCAACTACATGCTGGGCGGCTCCTACCGCTCCTCGTTCCGCCCGCTGAACGACGCCATCATGAGCGGCCGTATCCGGGGCGTGGTGGCCGACGTCGGCTGCAACAACCCGCGCACAACCCAGGACGCCTCACACGACTACCTGGTGCGGGAGTTTCTCAAGAATGACGTGCTGGTGGTCGAGACCGGCTGCGGCGCCATCGCTAGCGGCAAGTTCGGCTACCTGCTGGGCGAGGCGGCGATGGAATGGGCCGGCCCCGGCCTGCGCGAGGTCTGCGAGGCCACCGGCATGCCGCCCGTCCTGCATATGGGCTCGTGCGTCGACAACTCCCGCATCCTGACCGTGCTCACCCAGGTCGTGGAAGAAGGCGGCCTGGGCGATGACATCTCCGAGGTGCCAGCCGTTGGGATCGCGCCGGAATGGATGAGCGAGAAGGCGCTGGCTATCGCCTGCTACTGCGCCGCCTCGGGCGCCTACGTGATCATGGGCATCCATAGCCCGGTCGCAGGCAGCGATGAGGTCACCCGCATCCTCAGCCAGGACTGGGAGAAGAAGCTCGGCGGCAAGATCGAGTTCGTCGTCGAGGACGCCGAGATGGTGCGGCGGGCGCTGGAGCACATCGACAAGAAGCGGGCGGCCTTGAAGCTGCCCCCGTACGACCCCACCCGCTTCGGGCGGAGCGGAGACGCCCGCATGCTCAAGCTGATGGAACTCGAACCGGAAGAACGCGCCGAAGCCCTGTACGGGCAGCCGGCCGGGGACTAGGAGCCAATCATGTCACGCTACATCGCCACCCACGCCATTCGGGGCGCCAACGATATCGTGCGCGAAGCCGAGGTCATGCTCGAGCGCGCCCTGGAGGAGAAAGGGCCCGACACCCCGGTCTCCTTCCCCAACACCGCCTACTACCTGCCGACGATCCTGGGCATGACCGGAATGGAGGTCACCACGATCGGCGGGTTGCAGCCGGCGTTGGAGCACGCCAAGGGGCTGCTGCATCCAGTGCCTCCCGATCGCCGCTGGACTCCGTACCTGGGTGAGACGCTGGACTCGGGCATGGCCACGCTGCTGGCCGAAGAAGTGATCATGGCCCTGCGGTTCGTCTACGAACTGCAGCCAGAATCCCTGCCCGGCTTCCAGCTGGCCGGCGGCACGGCCTACCCCTCCAAGAACGGCGACAACGGCCACGGCCACCTCAACGGCCCGATCGATGACATCCAGCTGCGCTCGTGGGGGATCCAACTGGTCGACGGGCGCATGCCCGGCTTCGCCGCCATCGTCGGCTGTGCCAAATCGAACGAGGTCGCGGTCAAGATCGTGCGCGAGCTGCAGCGGCGCAACATCCTGACCTTCCTGTGCGGCAACGTCAACGGGCGGAGCATCATCCATCAGCTCCAAGAAGAGGGTGTCGAGCTGGGCTATGACACCTACACCGTGCCCTTCGGGACGGACACCGTCTCGGCCATCTACCCGCTGGGTTTCGCCGTACGCTCGGCGCTGACCTTCGGCGGCATGAAGGGCGGCCAGGCCCGCAAGATCCTGCTCTACAACAAGAACCGCGTCTTCGCCTTCGTCCTGGCCCTGGGCGAGGTCGACGACCTGAAGTACGCCACCGCCGCCGGCGCCATCAACTTCGGCTTCCCGGTCATCGCCGATACGGTCATCCCGGAGATCCTGCCGACCGGCGTCACCACCTATGAGCACGTGGTGTCAATGCCGTTCAACGAGATCGAAGGCAAGGATGACCTGGAACGCGCCGAACGGCTGGTGCAGAAGTGCATCGAGATCCGGGGCGTCAAGGTCAAGGTCAGCGAGATCCCGATCCCGGTGCCCTACGGCTCGGCCTTCGAGGGCGAGGTCGTGCGCAAGAACGACATGCGGGTCGAGTTCGGCGGCAAGAACAGCCGCGCCTTCGAGTACCTGCACCTGGCCGACCTCGACAAAGTGGAGGACGGCAAGATCGAGATCGTCGGGCCCGGGTTCGAGGACACCCATCCGCAGGGCGCCATGGACCTGGGCATCATCATCAAGGTGGCCGGCCGCAAGATGGAGAAGGACTTCGAGCCCGTGCTCGAACGCCAGGTGCACTACTTCGTCAACGGCGCCTCCGGCATCCAGCACATCGGCCAGCGCGACATCGCCTGGATCCGCATCAGCCAGGCCGCCGCCGACAAGGGGTTCAACCTCAAACATTTCGGCGACATCCTGCACGCCCGCTTCCATGCCGATTTTGGCAGCATCGTGGATAAGGTCCAGGTCCAGATCATCACCGATCCCAAGCTGCACGCCGAGTGGCTGGACAAGGCCCGCCAGGCCTACGAAGAGCGCAATGTGCGAATCGGCTCGATGACCGACGAGAGCGTGGACACCTTCTACTCGTGCACACTGTGCCAGTCTTTCGCCCCGAACCACGTGTGCATCATCAGCCCCGAGCGCCTCGGCCTGTGCGGCGCCTACAACTGGCTGGATTGCAAGGCCTCCAACCAGATCAACCCTACCGGCCCCAACCAGCCGATCAAGAAAGCCGCACAGCTGGACCCCGTCAAGGGCTACTATGTCGGGGTCAATGAGTTCGCCCTCGGCGCCAGCCACCAACAGGTTACCGACGTCTCGATGTACTCGATCATGGAAAACCCGATGACGGCCTGCGGCTGTTTCGAGTGCATCGCCATGGTCATCCCCGAGGCCAATGGCGTGATGATCGTCAGCCGCGAGGACACCAGCATGACCCCGGCCGGCATGACCTTCTCGACCCTGGCCGGCATGGCCGGCGGCGGGCTGCAGACTCCGGGCATCATGGGCCACGGCAAGTTCTACATACTCAGCCCCAAGTTCATTTCGGCCGACGGCGGCTTCAAGCGGGTCGTCTGGATGTCGTCGGTGCTCAGGGAGCAGATGGCCGAGCAGCTCGAGAAAGTCTCCATCCGCGAAGGGGACCCGGACCTGCTCTCGAAGATCGCCGACGAGCGGATCTGCACCGACGTCGAAGGACTGATGCAGTTCCTGACGGACAAGAACCACCCGGCTCTGTCCATGCCCTCGTTGTTCTAGTCGCGGGCGGACACGGCTATCATAGTCTCGGGGGAGCTCCGGGCGCCTCTCAGCCGGGATGCGTTGGGAGGGCGGCCAGTCGCACAACGGGCCGCCCCTTCCACCCCACCGGCCGTCGTCCGCCCCCCCTGGCACGGAGGAACAGGCGCATGACCATCGAGATTCCCAAGGAGAAGTGGACGGGCAAGGTTCGCGAGGTCAGACTGGGTGCGACGAGCGCCGAAGGGGGGACCCGCAGCCGCCTCGTCACCCTGGGCGGAGATACCGCCCTGCCGCATCTGAGCTTCGAAGGCGCACTTCCGAATCCGCCGGTTCTGTCGGTCGAAGTCCGGGACCGCAAACCGGATGACTGGTCGCCGCTGCTGTACAAGGCCTGGGGCGAAGCCCTGCAGGATCCGGGGGAATGGGCCAAGGCGGCCGAGGCCGCCGGCGCCGACATGATCTATCTGTGCCTCAGCCTAACCGACGCCGAGGGACAGCGCCCAACCCCCGCTAAGGCCCGGGCCGCGGTGCGAAAAGTGCTCGACGCCACCGGCCTGCCCCTGGCTGTGGTCGGGCCCGGCCAGGCTGAGCTCGATAACGAACTCATGGTGCCGGTGGCCGAAGAGGCCAAAGGCGAGCGCATCCTGCTCGGCGTCTGCGAAGAGAAGAACTACCGCACCCTGGTGGCCGCCGCCCTGGCCAATGATCATCTGGTGCAGTCCAAGACTCCGATGGATGTCAATCTGTCCAAGCAGCTGGTCATTCTCATCCACGACATGGGCCTGCCGCTGGACCGGATTGTGATCGATCCGACCACCGGCGCCCTGGGCTACGGCATCGAGTACGGCTATTCGGTGATGGAACGGCTGCGGCTGGCCGCCCTGCAAGGCGACAGCATGACCCAACAGCCGATGATTGTCACCCCCGGCGAAGAGGCCTGGCGCGTCAAGGAAGCTCGCGTCGGCGAGGGCGTGCCCAAGGCCTGGGGAGACTGGGAACGCCGCAGCCTAAACTGGGAAGCCGTCACCGCCAATTCCCTGCTGTACGCCGGAGCCAACATCGTGGTGTTGCGCCATCCGGAGACGCTCAAGCGGCTGCGCGGCGTGGTCGACGGCCTGAAGGTCACGGCCTGAGGCCGCGGGAGGAATCGGATGGCACTCACCGGACTCGAAATCTACAAGCTCCTGCCGCAGACTAACTGCAAGGAATGCAGCTACCCCACCTGCCTGGCCTTTGCCATGAAGCTGGCTGCCAAGCAGGCGGAATTGAAGGCCTGTCCCTACGTCACCGAAGAGGCCAAGACCAAGCTCGAGGCCGCCTCGGCGCCGCCCATGCGCCTGATTGAGATCGGCTCGGCAGATCAGCGTCTGCAGGTCGGAAACGAGACCGTTCTCTTCCGCCATGAGAAGACCTTCTACCACCGACCGGGTCTGTTCTGGCGCCTGCGCGACAGCGAAAAGCCTGAAGACCTCAAGAAGAAGGCCGCCGAAGCCGATGCCTACCAGGTCGACTATGTCGGAATCAACCTGACCCTGGATGGCTTCGCCGTCGAGGCTGCCTCCGGCGATGCCAAGACCTTCGCCGCGGCCGTGGCCGTCGTGCACGCCGCCAGCCAGAAGCCCCTGATCTTGATCGCCCCCACCCCCGAACTGGCCAAGGCCGGGCTGGAGGCCGCCGGCGACAGCCGACCCCTGCTGCATGCCGCAACTGCCGACAACTGGCAGGCCATGGCGGAGATCGCCAAGGCGGCCAAGGTACCCCTGGTCGCCCGCGCCGCCGACCTGGACTCCCTCGCGGCCTTGACTGACAACCTGGCCAAGGCCGGCCTGGAGGATATCGTCCTGGATCCGGCGATCACGGGCTACAAGGACTCGCTCGAGCAGCTGACGATAGCCCGCCGCCTGGCGCTACGCAAGAACTTCCGTCCACTCGGTTTTCCGGTGATCACCTTTCCCGGCGCCACCGGCGCCGATGAGACCCTGCTGGCCGCCGAACACATCGCCAAGTACGCTGGTTTCATCGTGCTCGACACCTTTGACCCGGCGTCGTTCTACCCGCTGCTCGTGCTGCGCCAGAACATCTACACCGACCCACAGAAGCCGATCCAGGTCCAGCCCGGCGTGTACGAGATCAACAACCCGAACGCCGACTCGCCATTGATGGTGACGACCAACTTCTCGATCACCTACTTCGCCGTCGCCAACGAGGTCGAGGGCTCAGGCTGGCCGGCCTGGCTGGTCGTGGCCGACGCCGAGGGGATGAGCGTGCTCACCGCCTGGGCAGCCGGGAAGTTCGACGCCGAACGCATCGCCAAGTCGATCAAGGGCTTCGGCCTCGAGCAGAAGGTCAGTCACAAGAAGCTGTTGATCCCAGGCGCGGTGGCGGTACTGTCGGGTGAGCTAGAAGAGGAGCTGCCCGGCTGGCAGATCCTGGTCGGCCCGCGCGAGGCGGTGGACATCAGCGGCTACCTGAAGGCGACCTGGAAGAACTGATCGCCTGCGCTCGGCGCGCAGATGGGTACCTGTCGGTTGGATGGAGGTCAGGAATGACACTGAGATTGCCGAAGGCCTGGCGGGATCCGTATCTCGACTTCGACAGCCTTCAGGTGGCGCGGGCGGCCGCAGCCTGCCTGCAGTGCGGGGCGCCCGCGCCCTGCACCCTGGCCTGCGGACACCAGACGGACATCCCGCGGGTGATGCGCCTGGCCGGGCAAGCCGCCTGCGAGGGCCTGGCGCTGACCCGCTGGTTCTGGGGAACCGAGCAGATCGAGGCGGCCCGCATCGCCGACGCCATCACCGACAGCTACAACTAGGACCGATCAGGGGACCGGGTGCTCCGAGCCTCCGGTCCCCCTAGGAGCAGGCGAGAACGGCGAAATCGGCGGGAGGCACAAGTCCCGGGAGGCGAGAACACCGATCCAACCTCGCCGCCCCCGGTCTCTTCCCTCCGAGATCCCGATGACCGCCATGGGGCATGACCTTGGCCACGCACAAGGTCCGCATCCTTCCATCCGACTCGACCATTGAGGCGCCAACCGGCGCCCTGGTCGCTGAGGCGATTCAACAGGCGGGCCTCGAGATTGCGCAGCCGTGCGGCGGACAGGGGCGCTGCGGCCGCTGCGCCGTGTTGGTCGAAGGCGGCGCGCGCCGCCGCTCCAGCCTGCGCCTGACGGCAGAGGATCTGCAGACCGGCTATGCCCTCGCCTGCCAGACAGTCATCGAGGGCGACCTGACGGTCACCATTCCCGAGCAGGAAAAGATCGAACGCCGGCTGGTGACCGACAAGGCGGCCGCCCGCGTCAGTCTGCCCTTCCCCTACACTTCGGACCTGCAGGGCGTTCACGCCTTCCGCCTCAGCCTGCCCGAGCCCAACCTGCAGGACAACACCGACGACTTGATGCGCCTGCAGAAAGGATTGACCGAGGCCGGCTACCCAGAGGTAGAGATCCCGCTGGGGATGATCCGCCGCATGGGCGACGCGCTGCGACAGTCGGAGTGGACTCCGTGGGTGGCGCTCGAGACCCGGTCGTGGTCTCGCCCCAACGGCCCACCGCGCCTGCTGGACGTGCGCCCCGAACCGATCGAGCCCCTCGGTCTGGCGATCGACATCGGCACGACGACGGTCAGCCTGCACCTGGTCAATCTGTCCTCGGGCGAGGTGATCGCATCGGCGGCCGAATACAACGGCCAGATCGCCTTCGGCGAGGACGTGATCTCGCGCATCATCTACGCCTCCAAGAACGACGGCCTGCCATCGCTGACCCAGCGAGTCCACCAAACGATCGGGCTGCTCCTTGACCGTCTCCAGAAGCGCACGGCGGTCACCGGGGACATGATCCTCAAGGCGGTCGTGGCCGGCAACACGACCATGATTCACCTGTTCCTGGGCATACCCCCCGGGCCGATCCGCGTGGCGCCGTTCATCCCGACCGTCAACTTGCCCTCGGCCTTCATGGCCGGTGAGATCGGCCTGCCGATCAACCCTCAAGCCGTCGTCGACTGCCTGCCCGGCATTGCCTCCTATGTCGGGGCCGACATCTCGGCCGGGGTGCTGGCCTGCGACCTGGCGACAACCGACGTGCTGACCCTGTTCATCGACGTCGGTACCAATGGCGAGATGGTGCTCGGCACCCGCGACTGGCTGGTCACCTGCGCCTGTTCCGCCGGGCCGGCCTTTGAGGGCGCGGGCGTGGTCGACGGCATGCGCGCCACCGAAGGCGCCATCGAGGAGGTCTGGGTCAACTCGACGACGTATGAACCGACCTATCGCGTGATCGGCGGGGGTAAGCCGCGCGGCATCTGCGGCTCCGGCTTGATCTCGCTCCTGGCCGAGTTGTTCGTCACCGGCGTGGTCGATCGCGCCGGCGGCGTCAAGATCGACCTAGGCTCGCCGCGGGTTCGCCAGGGCGACCACGGGCCGGAGTATGTCGTCGCCTGGGGGGCCGAGACCGAAAGCGGCAAGGACATCGTCCTGACCAAAGTCGATGTCGACAACCTGATGCGCGCCAAGGCCGCCATCTACGCCGGATTCTCCGTCCTGGCCTCGAGCGTCGGGGTCAGCCTCACTGCCGTCGAACAAGTGCTGGTCGGTGGATCGTTCGGCAAATACATCAACGTCGAGAAGGCGGTGCAGATCGGGTTGCTGCCCGATGTTCCCTGGGAACGCTTCCACTTCCTGGGGAACACCGCCCTGCAGGGCGCCTACATGGCGCTGCTTTCACTCGATCAGCGCCAGCTGGTGGCGCAGCTCGCCCGGCAGATGACCTACATCGAACTCTCGGCCGACAACACCTTCTACGAGGCATTCACCGCCGCCATGTTCCTGCCCCACACCGAGATCGCCCGCTTCCCCAGCGTAGCCGAGGTCTGGGATCGCTACACCGCCCGTGAACCGGCTGCAGACGGAGCAGCGACCCCATGACGCTCACCGGCCTGCACTTCCTGCTGACTTATCAATGCCTGTCCTCCTGTGAGCACTGCTTCACCTGGGGCAGCCCGGAACAGCAGGGCACCTTTTCCCTGGCCGACATCGAGCAGGCGCTGGATCAGGCCGTGGACGCAAGGACGATCGAACGGGTGTATTTTGAGGGCGGGGAGCCCTTTCTGTTTTACCCCATCCTGACCGCCGGCGTCCGCCTGGCGGCGCAGCGCGGCTTGAAGCCCGGCATCGTCACGAACGGCTACTGGGCGACGTCCTCAACGGATGCCGAAGCCTGGCTGCGGCCGATGGCCGGCGATCTGGAGGACGTCTTCGTCTCCTCCGACCTGCTGCACTCGGACGAGCCCGTCAGCTCCCAGGCTCACAACGCCCTGGCCGCCGCCGAGCGGCTGGCGATCCGGGCCAACCTGCTCGTGTGCGAAACGCCCAACATGCCGAGGGAGACCCCGGACCCCGGGCGCGGCCAGCCGATCGAAGGCGGGGCGATCGTGTACCGCGGCCGGGCCATCCCGTCGTTCGCCGCGACCGCGCCGAAGCTGGACTGGGAAGGCTTCACCGAGTGTCCTTACGAGGAGCTGGTCGAACCGCAACGCCTGCACGTCGACTACCTGGGCCATCTGCACGTTTGCCAGGGTCTGCTGATCGGCAACCTATTCGTCCAGCCCCTGTCCGAGATCATGGCGGGCTACGCGCCCGACCGGCATCCAATCCTCGGGCCGCTGATTCGCGGCGGCCCGGCAGAGCTCGTCCGCGCCCACGGACTGGTCCCGGCCGACGGTTAT
The window above is part of the Anaerolineales bacterium genome. Proteins encoded here:
- a CDS encoding acetyl-CoA decarbonylase/synthase complex subunit delta produces the protein MTIEIPKEKWTGKVREVRLGATSAEGGTRSRLVTLGGDTALPHLSFEGALPNPPVLSVEVRDRKPDDWSPLLYKAWGEALQDPGEWAKAAEAAGADMIYLCLSLTDAEGQRPTPAKARAAVRKVLDATGLPLAVVGPGQAELDNELMVPVAEEAKGERILLGVCEEKNYRTLVAAALANDHLVQSKTPMDVNLSKQLVILIHDMGLPLDRIVIDPTTGALGYGIEYGYSVMERLRLAALQGDSMTQQPMIVTPGEEAWRVKEARVGEGVPKAWGDWERRSLNWEAVTANSLLYAGANIVVLRHPETLKRLRGVVDGLKVTA
- a CDS encoding ASKHA domain-containing protein, coding for MTLATHKVRILPSDSTIEAPTGALVAEAIQQAGLEIAQPCGGQGRCGRCAVLVEGGARRRSSLRLTAEDLQTGYALACQTVIEGDLTVTIPEQEKIERRLVTDKAAARVSLPFPYTSDLQGVHAFRLSLPEPNLQDNTDDLMRLQKGLTEAGYPEVEIPLGMIRRMGDALRQSEWTPWVALETRSWSRPNGPPRLLDVRPEPIEPLGLAIDIGTTTVSLHLVNLSSGEVIASAAEYNGQIAFGEDVISRIIYASKNDGLPSLTQRVHQTIGLLLDRLQKRTAVTGDMILKAVVAGNTTMIHLFLGIPPGPIRVAPFIPTVNLPSAFMAGEIGLPINPQAVVDCLPGIASYVGADISAGVLACDLATTDVLTLFIDVGTNGEMVLGTRDWLVTCACSAGPAFEGAGVVDGMRATEGAIEEVWVNSTTYEPTYRVIGGGKPRGICGSGLISLLAELFVTGVVDRAGGVKIDLGSPRVRQGDHGPEYVVAWGAETESGKDIVLTKVDVDNLMRAKAAIYAGFSVLASSVGVSLTAVEQVLVGGSFGKYINVEKAVQIGLLPDVPWERFHFLGNTALQGAYMALLSLDQRQLVAQLARQMTYIELSADNTFYEAFTAAMFLPHTEIARFPSVAEVWDRYTAREPAADGAATP
- a CDS encoding 4Fe-4S cluster-binding domain-containing protein; translation: MTLTGLHFLLTYQCLSSCEHCFTWGSPEQQGTFSLADIEQALDQAVDARTIERVYFEGGEPFLFYPILTAGVRLAAQRGLKPGIVTNGYWATSSTDAEAWLRPMAGDLEDVFVSSDLLHSDEPVSSQAHNALAAAERLAIRANLLVCETPNMPRETPDPGRGQPIEGGAIVYRGRAIPSFAATAPKLDWEGFTECPYEELVEPQRLHVDYLGHLHVCQGLLIGNLFVQPLSEIMAGYAPDRHPILGPLIRGGPAELVRAHGLVPADGYADACHLCYTARDQLRVRLPAFLGPGQMYGEGLS
- the acsC gene encoding acetyl-CoA decarbonylase/synthase complex subunit gamma — protein: MALTGLEIYKLLPQTNCKECSYPTCLAFAMKLAAKQAELKACPYVTEEAKTKLEAASAPPMRLIEIGSADQRLQVGNETVLFRHEKTFYHRPGLFWRLRDSEKPEDLKKKAAEADAYQVDYVGINLTLDGFAVEAASGDAKTFAAAVAVVHAASQKPLILIAPTPELAKAGLEAAGDSRPLLHAATADNWQAMAEIAKAAKVPLVARAADLDSLAALTDNLAKAGLEDIVLDPAITGYKDSLEQLTIARRLALRKNFRPLGFPVITFPGATGADETLLAAEHIAKYAGFIVLDTFDPASFYPLLVLRQNIYTDPQKPIQVQPGVYEINNPNADSPLMVTTNFSITYFAVANEVEGSGWPAWLVVADAEGMSVLTAWAAGKFDAERIAKSIKGFGLEQKVSHKKLLIPGAVAVLSGELEEELPGWQILVGPREAVDISGYLKATWKN
- the cooS gene encoding anaerobic carbon-monoxide dehydrogenase catalytic subunit; the protein is MPPVKSKKARTPQERSLDPAAQQMLIRADALGLDTAFSRAEQMAPCPIGSTGSCCKLCFMGPCRLVKDGQTGVCGATIDTIAARNFARAVAAGAAAHSDHGRDLALTLRAVAKGEAKGYKIRDPYRLERVARKLKIPTEARPVSDIALDVAETCLAQFGQQTGEVAHVDSAPPKRKQLWRELKLAPRGIDREIVDVLHRTHMGDDQDPEHILHQTLRTSLGDGWGGSMIATDLSDILFGTPSPLVSQVNLGVLRHDEVNIVVHGHEPTLSEMILAATTDPELIEYAGTKGAKGINLCGICCTSNETLMRQGVPSAGNFLHQELAIITGAVEAMVVDVQCIMQALPDLAKKFHTEVITTSPKVKITNATHIEFDEQNAYEIARTIVRRAIDNYPNRGEVDIPDVSSDVVPGFSHEYINYMLGGSYRSSFRPLNDAIMSGRIRGVVADVGCNNPRTTQDASHDYLVREFLKNDVLVVETGCGAIASGKFGYLLGEAAMEWAGPGLREVCEATGMPPVLHMGSCVDNSRILTVLTQVVEEGGLGDDISEVPAVGIAPEWMSEKALAIACYCAASGAYVIMGIHSPVAGSDEVTRILSQDWEKKLGGKIEFVVEDAEMVRRALEHIDKKRAALKLPPYDPTRFGRSGDARMLKLMELEPEERAEALYGQPAGD
- a CDS encoding heavy-metal-associated domain-containing protein, with protein sequence MERLVMNIPALYGDHHTTAVRKLLEPMDGVAEILASSAAHQLVVKYYPTVVTQAEIVKALENQGYVAGAPEPAFALPLGERSGRHTAILSGTGESMAFAEQSPTLQGRALWPCPGFEIQHIPKE
- the acsB gene encoding acetyl-CoA decarbonylase/synthase complex subunit alpha/beta; translation: MSRYIATHAIRGANDIVREAEVMLERALEEKGPDTPVSFPNTAYYLPTILGMTGMEVTTIGGLQPALEHAKGLLHPVPPDRRWTPYLGETLDSGMATLLAEEVIMALRFVYELQPESLPGFQLAGGTAYPSKNGDNGHGHLNGPIDDIQLRSWGIQLVDGRMPGFAAIVGCAKSNEVAVKIVRELQRRNILTFLCGNVNGRSIIHQLQEEGVELGYDTYTVPFGTDTVSAIYPLGFAVRSALTFGGMKGGQARKILLYNKNRVFAFVLALGEVDDLKYATAAGAINFGFPVIADTVIPEILPTGVTTYEHVVSMPFNEIEGKDDLERAERLVQKCIEIRGVKVKVSEIPIPVPYGSAFEGEVVRKNDMRVEFGGKNSRAFEYLHLADLDKVEDGKIEIVGPGFEDTHPQGAMDLGIIIKVAGRKMEKDFEPVLERQVHYFVNGASGIQHIGQRDIAWIRISQAAADKGFNLKHFGDILHARFHADFGSIVDKVQVQIITDPKLHAEWLDKARQAYEERNVRIGSMTDESVDTFYSCTLCQSFAPNHVCIISPERLGLCGAYNWLDCKASNQINPTGPNQPIKKAAQLDPVKGYYVGVNEFALGASHQQVTDVSMYSIMENPMTACGCFECIAMVIPEANGVMIVSREDTSMTPAGMTFSTLAGMAGGGLQTPGIMGHGKFYILSPKFISADGGFKRVVWMSSVLREQMAEQLEKVSIREGDPDLLSKIADERICTDVEGLMQFLTDKNHPALSMPSLF